The stretch of DNA GCCTGCGTGCCGATCCTCATGCCCGAAGCGATCGGAATGGACTGGCCGGTGGCGGTGCCGAACGCGGCGCCTGCGCCCAGCGCAGTGCCCACGTAATTGCCGAACGTTGCGGCGGACGGGATGGACACAATGGCCCGGCGGCCGGAGTGACGCCCGCCAGCACAACAGTGTCACCGACGTTGAGTTGCGGAGTTCGCCAACTGGCGCGTGCTGTTCTGGGGCGCGGGCGGCCTGGCGCTGGTCGCCGGAATCTTCATGTACTTCGTCCTCCCGGAGGTCCCACATGCACGGCGGGTACTTTCTGATGCAGGTGAAAGATACAGGGCGCGTCGCCACCGTAATTGTTTCCGGACTGCCGCAAAAAGCCGACCACGACCTGATCGTGGAGGCATTGACAATATTCCGAGACCGCAACAAGCCCTGAGAAGGCTCGCGCCAGCCAGTTGTGCCGGCGAAATGTTGGCCTGAGTCCGCACGCAAAAAGCCCGGTGGCTAGCACCGCAAGCAGACGTAGTCTGCGGCAACCGGCACCGCTTCAGGGAAGTGCCGGCCACGTCAGAGAACGGTGTTGCCGCCTGAATCCTCGCCGGCGGCTTGAGGCACCCCGCGGCTTCACCGGGCCCCTGGCCGTCAGCCCGTGGACTTATTCGGCGGTGCCTGTCTTCGCGGCGTAGGCGATGGCTTGGGCCCGCACCTGGCGAATGTAGGGATCGGACTGGTTGTAGGAGTAGATGGCATCGGTCCATCCTTGCGCGGTTGAGAGGTCGCGGCCGTGGGCGCACAGATAGGTCGCCGCGCTGAGGGCTGCGTCGTCGATATTGAACGGGTCGGCTTTGCCGTCCCCGTTCCCGTCCCGCCCTACAAGCTGCCAGGTGGAGGGAATGAACTGCATGGGTCCGACGGCGTGGTCCCAGCGGGCGTCGCCGTCCAGGGCACCCGCGTCCGTGTCGGCGATGGCGGCGAATCCGGCGCCGTTGAGGCTCGGGCCCACAATTGTGCCGCTCGCCTGCCCTGCGGTGTTGAGGCTGCCGCCGCCGTATGTTCCGTGCGCGGATTCGACGAAGCCGACAGCTGCCACGGTGTTCCAGCCGATCCCGCACGTCGGAGCGGAATCGTTGGCCGTGGCTACCGCAGCAACGTAGGCCCGGAGCGCGCGGGCAGGGATCCCGGTCTGCGCGGCAGCCCGGGTCAGCCACTGAGCATCCGGACTCGGGGTCACGTTCACGGCGGTGGTGATGCCGGTGGAGAGCATGTCAAGTTCCGCCCCCGCCCGCGGAGGTGCAGAAAGGGCCCCGCGGGCGTCTGCGCCGGGCTGCCGGGTTGCCCAGAACGAGAATGCGGTGATAACGCAAACCGCGAACAGGCTGAAAACCACAAGGCGTTTTAGACGAAGCACGGACTAATCAAACCATCCACGCCCCGTGACCGGTCGACGAAACGGTGCTCAGCGCGAAGTGATCGCTCGTGCGACGGATAGTGACCACCGACCAGCCCCGCGTCGCCGTCACTGTAAGGACGAGCTCATCAGTGTCGAGTGCCGCCGGAGCGGCCCCTCGCGGTTCGACGAGGCCGTTGTGCGGTCTGTTTACGGTGCCGGGAAAGTGATCTCGCTCCAAAGGTTTCCGGGTCCGATGTGAACGCGGGTGTCGGCGACTGGGGCATCCGCCCTGACGATGTGGGCGTTCATGGTGGTTAAGGCGGTCAGCAGATTCTCGTTCGGGATGTCTCCCCACTGCTCGACTTTTCCGTACGGGAGCATTGCGTAGGTGCCTTGGTTGCCGATGGCGTTGGTGGCGTATTCGCGTGGTGTGGCGTTGTGGGAGCCGTGGTGGCCGATCTTGTAGAAGGCGGGGGCTGATACAAGGGCGCGGGCTGCGGGGTCTTGAAGGACGTGGTCCCAGGCGCCTTGTTGTGAGTCACCGACGAAGACGAGTCTGGTGCCATCGACGTCGAGAACGAAGTAGATGCTGGTGTTGTTCACGGAGCGCTCAAGGATGGATGCCGCTGCCAGAAGTTCGCTCGCGTCGTCGAGCAGTGCCGGGAGGTTCAAGGTTGCTAGGGTGCTGACGAGTTCGATTCCGATGTTACCCGCGATTTCGTCGGGAGTGACACTGTAGATCTCGTCGAAGAGGGGCTTCGCCGGCGCCTGACCGACGGCGAAGTCGCTTTCGGATTCGGCGTCCAAAGCCTGTTGCATAGCGAGCCATCGGGCGGACGCGGGAGGGTTCATTAGTTTGAGCTGATCAGGATCACGTGAGGGTCCGAGGACATGCACCGTGGCGTTCGGTAGTGACGTTCGGATGATGTTCAGTTCGCCGACCCTGTCCGGGAGGTAGCGGATCGCCGGGACATTGAGGAAGTGTTTGCCGTTGCGTCCGAGCAGACGGTCCATGGCGTCCTCGTTGCCGAGAGAGTTCAAGGCCAGAGTGCCGGCAATCCCGAGAGCCAGGGCTCGTGCTTCATCGTTCAGCGCAGCGGGCGCACGACCGATCAGGGTGTTCAAGTTTGTTGCTGCTCGGGCGAGCCCGTTCTTCAGCGTCTTGGCGTCCTCGTCGGAATCGTCTTCGACGAACGAGACCCAGACTTCGCCGACGTGGACCTCTGCCCAGTCGTCGAAGGCGAATCCGGTGATGTGGTCGGCGTGGTGGTGAGTTGCCACGACGACGTCGAGGGTCGGTGGTGTTCCTGGTTCGGCCGCCTCCGTGAGGTCGGAGATGATCGCATTGACGACGTCGAGGAGGGGCCGGGCCTTGCCCAGGCTATGGACGCCGCAGTCCACCAGCATCCGCCAGGCCTGATCGTCCTGTTTAACGGTGATCAGGAAAGCGTCCCCGAAGCCGACGTCATACATGCGGATCGTGACGGAGGATGCGGGCATGGTCAGGGTCCGTCCTGGCTGGCGTGCAGGCGCGCGAAGGAGAGTCGGAGTGTTGCGGGTTCAACGGTCCATGCCGAGAGGGCGTCCATGTCTTCGACGTCGCCCATCCAGTCGCGGATCGAGCGCAACCGTTCGGTGCCGGCCTTGTCGAACTCGAGGGCGCACTCCTTGAGGTCCCCGGACAGGTCCTCGAGTTTAGTGCGGTCCGAAAGCGGCAACGGTTTGGTGACGAGGAATTCGACCGGGCCATCCACGCGGGCAATGACGGTTGTGCCAGCGCGAATCGCTGCCCGCTGGCTCCGTGGGATCTGCGCCCCTGTCTCGTCGGTCCGCTGATCTTCCAGGTCGTCCCGACGTTGGGCGAACTGGATGACGACGATCGGCCGGGGTTGCCCGTCGGAGCCCCGGAGGTAGGCAGCTTGGGAGCTGACCACCTCAATCATCCCTGCGGCTTTGTCCAAGCCAAGTTCGTAGGCATGCTCCTCGCCCCAGCCATGAATGAGTTCCCGAAGACGTCTGCCATTGGGGTGCGAGTTCAAGTGAGCACGCGCGGTCCGTCCAGGGACCGCCAGTGCAGGCGTTGCATCCCGCGAGGGAGGGATGGTAGCCGGGTCGTCGGCGAAGGGAACCGTGCTGCCGGGGTCGAGTTCGAGGGTTGCCGCCAGGAACAGCGATGCTAAATCGATGCCATCCGTTCCACCGCTCAAGCTCAGGGCGTGTGGCGGTTTAGGCCAGAGTAGTGCCTCGTCGGCGAGGGAGGTCACTCCTGGTGGATAGATACCGCGTCGACGGAATGCCTCGACAAGAATGGCCCGGAGTTGTCCGGCGTCATCGGGGTAGAGTCCGTGGTCGGCGGTGACGATCGCCCGGACGACATCACCGAAGGTCACGTCGACGACGGGGAGGTACTCGAACGCCCGGACCACCATTTCCAGGAACCGGTCGGCATTCGTCGCCGCCGCAGCGGTGACGCGTTTGACCAGGTCCGTTGGGAGGGCCCCTGGCGGGAGGACGCCGGTGCCGGCGCTGGCGATACGTCGGAGATCTGCGATCTGCGATTTGTAGCTGTCAATAAACGCGTCGAAGACGGCGGCGACGAAGCATGAACCGCGGTCGTGTGGTTCAACCGCTTTCAGGAACGCGTCCGGGGTGCGGGGGGATCCGACCGCGGACCTCAGCGCTGCGCCACGACCGGTGGACTGACCGAACTCGATTGCGAGATCCAGGAGTGCCGACCCCTCCTCGAGTGTCCCTTGCGATGTCGCTACGGCGTCGGAGACGACTTCGGGGAAGCTGAAGTGGTTAAACAGCGCAACGAGGTCCGCGATTGCTTCATGCCATGCGAGCACGTCAGGGTGAGTAGGTTCGGAAAAGTACGGGCGCATACGGTGCACGATTGCGTGGGTGACTTCATGTGCAATTACGTCAACGGACAGGCAGGTAAACATCATCTGCCCCGGCAGGTTGGGACCAGGGTCCCTCGAGTCGGCACGGAAGTAGCCGAAAAGGACGGCCCGCCGATCTTTGTCGAAGTAAGCGTTTCGTCCCTCGAACGCATGCGGGACGATGCGGAGTTTATCGTCGCCTCGCCAGCGGAAGCGGAAGCCGCCGAACCGTTCGAAGCGTTCGATCACGCTCATGGCCACGGCATAGACAACTTGCTGGTGGGTTCTGGGGTCGCTTTCC from Arthrobacter sp. PAMC25564 encodes:
- a CDS encoding lytic transglycosylase domain-containing protein — translated: MLSTGITTAVNVTPSPDAQWLTRAAAQTGIPARALRAYVAAVATANDSAPTCGIGWNTVAAVGFVESAHGTYGGGSLNTAGQASGTIVGPSLNGAGFAAIADTDAGALDGDARWDHAVGPMQFIPSTWQLVGRDGNGDGKADPFNIDDAALSAATYLCAHGRDLSTAQGWTDAIYSYNQSDPYIRQVRAQAIAYAAKTGTAE
- a CDS encoding MBL fold metallo-hydrolase, yielding MPASSVTIRMYDVGFGDAFLITVKQDDQAWRMLVDCGVHSLGKARPLLDVVNAIISDLTEAAEPGTPPTLDVVVATHHHADHITGFAFDDWAEVHVGEVWVSFVEDDSDEDAKTLKNGLARAATNLNTLIGRAPAALNDEARALALGIAGTLALNSLGNEDAMDRLLGRNGKHFLNVPAIRYLPDRVGELNIIRTSLPNATVHVLGPSRDPDQLKLMNPPASARWLAMQQALDAESESDFAVGQAPAKPLFDEIYSVTPDEIAGNIGIELVSTLATLNLPALLDDASELLAAASILERSVNNTSIYFVLDVDGTRLVFVGDSQQGAWDHVLQDPAARALVSAPAFYKIGHHGSHNATPREYATNAIGNQGTYAMLPYGKVEQWGDIPNENLLTALTTMNAHIVRADAPVADTRVHIGPGNLWSEITFPAP